From one Streptomyces sp. ICC1 genomic stretch:
- a CDS encoding TetR/AcrR family transcriptional regulator, protein MSTPPPPATAPDRRTLIADTAIGLVADAGLRGLTHRAVDGAAALPAGSTSYYFRTRTALIGACYRRLAELDLADFDGDAPAVGSDRNAAAGALGALLYRWLTAGRARQLARFELSLEAARNTELEAELHQAGLGARARAAAVLAALGARRPQESAELLAAWTDGLLYDRLAGALARSRPAPDRAELTATARRMIDAALTGP, encoded by the coding sequence ATGTCCACCCCCCCGCCGCCCGCGACCGCCCCCGACCGCCGGACCCTGATCGCGGACACGGCGATCGGCCTCGTGGCCGACGCGGGCCTGCGGGGGCTCACGCACCGCGCGGTCGACGGCGCGGCGGCGCTGCCCGCGGGGAGCACCTCCTACTACTTCCGCACGCGGACGGCGCTGATCGGCGCCTGCTACCGCAGGCTGGCCGAGCTCGACCTCGCGGACTTCGACGGCGACGCCCCCGCGGTGGGGTCCGACCGGAATGCGGCGGCCGGGGCGCTCGGCGCCCTGCTGTACCGGTGGCTGACCGCCGGCCGGGCGCGGCAGCTCGCGCGCTTCGAGCTGAGCCTGGAGGCCGCACGGAACACGGAACTGGAGGCCGAGCTCCATCAGGCCGGCCTCGGAGCGCGGGCCCGTGCGGCCGCCGTGCTCGCGGCCCTCGGCGCGCGGCGGCCGCAGGAGTCCGCCGAGCTGCTGGCAGCCTGGACGGACGGCCTGCTCTACGACCGCCTCGCCGGCGCCCTCGCCCGCTCCCGCCCGGCCCCGGACCGGGCCGAGCTGACGGCCACGGCCCGCCGCATGATCGACGCCGCCCTGACCGGGCCGTAG
- a CDS encoding ABC transporter permease subunit has translation MTAASTPIPTPTPSPTQDSTRESSPSRAPSDAHAPSDSRAAAPSDDPQSSERPAGRHPSRTAPASQDRPRRPLAALAARRGALLPLGIAVVLLIPLAVAFPGAGSWPAALAVDLSGPLGRAGDWIIEHRDSHPLFLYFFGHLSNAIVVSVRVVYVLLLAAGWTGVTALTALVAWRLAGIRLALTCAAAFAACGLLGMWVPTMQTLALMVVAVAASVVLGALLGLASGLSPRADRALRPVLDTMQILPAFAYLLPMVLVFGIGVPAAVLATVVYAAPPMARLTALGLRDADPGVMEAAASLGATGRQRLLTARLPLARRQILLGVNQAIMTGLSMAVIASVIGAGGLGDRVYQALASVDVGAALAAGIPIVLLAVVMDRTVDAAGRRIGAAPVPGGEQHLLRRVFAGWYGRLLTLLAAVAVAVAGRIAGSSLWPEAWTVPLAGPVNSAVAWMTDHLYSGVPLVGGTADWAARFTGWILDPLRGALQAAPWWLLLLLACALALLAGTWRTALTAVLALGAIGVLGVWETSLDTLSQVLAAVAVTLVLGFAIAVGAARSARAERLLRPVLDVCQTLPQFVYLIPVVALFGVGRAPAAAAAVVYALPAVVRITVQGLREVDPAVVESARSLGATRTQLLRQVQLPLARPALLLAVNQAVVLVLAVVIIGGLVGGGALGYDVVLGLAQGDLATGLVAGAAIVCLGLLLDRLTQPAKEA, from the coding sequence ATGACCGCGGCCTCTACCCCGATCCCGACCCCCACCCCGAGCCCCACCCAAGATTCGACCCGGGAATCGAGCCCGAGCCGCGCCCCGTCCGACGCGCACGCCCCGTCCGACAGCCGCGCCGCCGCCCCTTCGGACGACCCGCAGTCCTCCGAACGGCCCGCCGGCCGGCACCCCTCCCGCACCGCGCCCGCTTCCCAGGACCGCCCCCGCAGACCGCTGGCCGCCCTCGCCGCGCGCCGCGGAGCGCTCCTCCCGCTGGGCATCGCCGTGGTCCTGCTGATCCCGCTCGCCGTGGCCTTCCCGGGCGCCGGCAGCTGGCCCGCGGCCCTGGCCGTCGACCTGTCCGGGCCGCTCGGCCGCGCCGGCGACTGGATCATCGAGCACCGCGACAGCCACCCGCTGTTCCTCTACTTCTTCGGCCACCTCAGCAACGCCATCGTGGTGTCCGTCCGCGTCGTGTACGTGCTTCTCCTCGCCGCCGGCTGGACCGGGGTCACCGCCCTGACCGCCCTCGTCGCCTGGCGCCTCGCCGGCATCCGGCTCGCCCTGACCTGCGCCGCAGCCTTCGCCGCCTGCGGGCTGCTCGGCATGTGGGTGCCGACCATGCAGACCCTCGCGCTGATGGTCGTGGCCGTCGCCGCCTCCGTCGTACTCGGCGCCCTGCTCGGCCTCGCCTCGGGGCTCTCCCCGCGCGCCGACCGAGCCCTGCGCCCCGTACTCGACACCATGCAGATCCTCCCCGCCTTCGCGTACCTGCTCCCGATGGTGCTGGTCTTCGGCATCGGCGTGCCCGCCGCCGTCCTCGCCACCGTCGTCTACGCCGCCCCGCCCATGGCCCGCCTCACCGCCCTCGGCCTGCGCGACGCCGACCCGGGCGTCATGGAAGCCGCCGCCTCGCTCGGTGCCACCGGACGCCAACGCCTGCTCACCGCCCGGCTCCCGCTCGCGCGCCGACAGATCCTGCTCGGCGTCAACCAGGCCATCATGACCGGCCTGTCCATGGCCGTCATCGCCTCCGTGATCGGCGCCGGCGGCCTCGGAGACCGCGTCTACCAGGCCCTCGCCTCCGTGGACGTCGGCGCCGCCCTGGCCGCCGGCATCCCGATCGTGCTGCTCGCCGTGGTCATGGACCGCACGGTCGACGCTGCCGGCCGCCGCATCGGCGCCGCCCCCGTACCCGGAGGTGAACAGCACCTGCTGCGGCGGGTGTTCGCCGGCTGGTACGGCCGCCTGCTCACCCTCCTCGCGGCCGTCGCCGTCGCCGTCGCCGGCCGCATCGCCGGCAGCTCCCTGTGGCCCGAGGCCTGGACCGTCCCCCTGGCCGGGCCGGTCAACTCGGCCGTCGCCTGGATGACGGACCACCTCTACTCCGGCGTACCCCTCGTCGGCGGCACCGCCGACTGGGCCGCCCGTTTCACCGGCTGGATCCTCGACCCGCTGCGCGGCGCACTCCAGGCCGCCCCCTGGTGGCTGCTCCTGCTCCTCGCCTGCGCGCTCGCCCTCCTCGCGGGCACCTGGCGCACCGCGCTCACCGCCGTCCTCGCCCTGGGCGCCATCGGAGTGCTCGGCGTGTGGGAAACCTCCCTGGACACGCTCTCCCAGGTCCTGGCCGCCGTCGCGGTCACCCTCGTCCTCGGCTTCGCGATCGCCGTGGGAGCCGCCCGCAGCGCCCGGGCCGAGCGGCTGCTGCGGCCCGTCCTCGACGTGTGCCAGACCCTGCCGCAGTTCGTCTACCTCATCCCCGTGGTCGCGCTGTTCGGCGTCGGCCGCGCACCGGCCGCCGCGGCCGCCGTGGTGTACGCGCTCCCGGCCGTCGTCCGGATCACCGTCCAGGGCCTGCGCGAGGTGGACCCGGCCGTCGTGGAATCCGCCCGCTCACTCGGCGCCACCCGCACGCAGCTCCTGCGGCAGGTCCAACTCCCGCTGGCCCGGCCCGCGTTGCTGCTCGCCGTCAACCAGGCCGTAGTGCTGGTCCTCGCCGTCGTCATCATCGGCGGCCTGGTCGGCGGCGGAGCGCTCGGCTACGACGTCGTCCTCGGCCTCGCGCAGGGCGACCTGGCCACCGGCCTGGTGGCCGGCGCCGCGATCGTCTGCCTCGGCCTGCTCCTCGACCGCCTCACCCAGCCCGCGAAGGAGGCCTGA
- a CDS encoding nuclear transport factor 2 family protein has translation MSEHPDCALIRRGYEAFGKGDMEKLSTMMTADVIQHVPGTSPISGHHKGREAVLDLYRRLGEETNGTMRLHLDKLLADGRGHVMSFHTTRADRGDRGIEIHEGIFFTIVAGKISDLDVCIEDIDEADAFWS, from the coding sequence ATGTCGGAGCATCCTGACTGTGCCCTGATCCGCCGCGGCTACGAGGCCTTCGGCAAGGGCGACATGGAGAAGCTGAGCACGATGATGACGGCCGACGTCATCCAGCACGTCCCGGGCACGAGCCCCATCTCCGGACACCACAAGGGGCGGGAAGCCGTCTTGGACCTCTACCGCCGACTCGGCGAGGAGACGAACGGCACCATGCGGCTCCATCTCGACAAACTGCTCGCCGACGGCCGCGGCCACGTCATGAGTTTCCACACAACGCGCGCGGACCGCGGCGACCGCGGGATCGAGATCCACGAGGGCATCTTCTTCACGATCGTCGCGGGGAAGATCAGCGACCTCGACGTCTGCATCGAGGACATCGACGAGGCCGACGCCTTCTGGAGCTGA
- a CDS encoding integration host factor, which translates to MALPPLTPEQRAAALEKAAAARRERAEVKNRLKHSGASLQDVIKTGQENDVIGKMKVSALLESLPGVGKVRAKQIMERLGISESRRVRGLGSNQIASLEREFGTPAG; encoded by the coding sequence GTGGCTCTTCCGCCCCTTACCCCTGAACAGCGCGCAGCAGCGCTCGAAAAGGCCGCCGCGGCTCGCCGGGAGCGGGCCGAGGTGAAGAATCGACTCAAGCACTCCGGCGCCTCCCTCCAAGACGTCATCAAGACGGGCCAGGAGAATGACGTCATCGGCAAGATGAAGGTCTCCGCACTTCTGGAGTCCCTGCCTGGCGTCGGCAAGGTGCGCGCCAAGCAGATCATGGAGCGCCTCGGCATCTCCGAGTCCCGGCGTGTCCGAGGTCTCGGTTCCAACCAGATCGCTTCTCTGGAGCGTGAGTTCGGCACTCCTGCCGGCTGA
- a CDS encoding GMC oxidoreductase has translation MGGPYAPAENEYDYVVVGGGTAGSVIASRLTEDPDVTVAVIEGGPSDVDRPEVLTLRRWMGLLGGELDYDYPTTEQPRGNSHIRHSRARVLGGCSSHNTLIAFKPLPSDWDEWERAGAEGWDAAAMDPYFDKLLNNIVPVAEKDRNAIARDFVDSAQTALGVPCVEGFNRKPFHEGVGFFDLAYHPEDNKRSSASVAYLHPVMDERPNLHILLETWADRLELDGTRARGVHVRAADGTRSLVTARREVLVCAGAVDTPRLLLHSGIGPRADLEALGIPPVHDLPGVGENLLDHPESVIVWETDGPIPENSAMDSDAGLFVRRDPDSAGPDLMFHFYQVPFTDNPERIGYERPAHGVSLTPNIPKPRSRGRLYLTSADPEVKPALDFRYFTDEDDYDGRTLVDGIKLARKIAATEPLAGWLGREVCPGPEITGDEELSAYARAVAHTVYHPAGTCRMGAADDPGAVVGPDLKIRGLEGIRIADASVFPTMPAVNPMIGVLMVGEKAAELIARDGGTR, from the coding sequence GTGGGGGGACCGTACGCGCCTGCGGAGAACGAGTACGACTACGTCGTCGTCGGCGGCGGCACCGCCGGCTCGGTGATCGCCTCCCGCCTGACCGAGGACCCGGACGTCACCGTCGCCGTCATCGAGGGCGGCCCCAGCGACGTGGACCGCCCCGAGGTGCTCACCCTGCGCCGCTGGATGGGCCTGCTCGGCGGCGAGCTCGACTACGACTACCCCACCACCGAGCAGCCCCGCGGCAACTCGCACATCCGCCACAGCCGCGCCCGCGTCCTCGGCGGCTGCTCCTCGCACAACACCCTGATCGCCTTCAAGCCGCTCCCGTCCGACTGGGACGAGTGGGAGCGGGCGGGCGCCGAGGGCTGGGACGCGGCCGCGATGGACCCGTACTTCGACAAGCTCCTCAACAACATCGTCCCGGTGGCCGAGAAGGACCGCAACGCCATCGCGCGCGACTTCGTCGACTCGGCGCAGACCGCCCTGGGCGTCCCGTGCGTCGAGGGCTTCAACCGGAAGCCCTTCCACGAGGGCGTCGGCTTCTTCGACCTCGCCTACCACCCCGAGGACAACAAGCGCTCCTCCGCGTCGGTGGCCTACCTCCACCCCGTCATGGACGAACGCCCCAACCTCCACATCCTCCTGGAGACCTGGGCCGACCGCCTGGAACTCGACGGCACCCGCGCGCGCGGCGTCCACGTACGGGCCGCGGACGGTACGCGGTCCCTGGTCACGGCTCGCCGCGAGGTGCTGGTGTGCGCCGGCGCCGTGGACACCCCGCGGCTGCTGCTGCACTCGGGCATCGGCCCGCGCGCTGACCTGGAAGCCCTCGGCATCCCGCCGGTGCACGACCTGCCCGGAGTCGGGGAGAACCTGCTCGACCACCCCGAGTCGGTGATCGTCTGGGAGACCGACGGCCCGATACCCGAGAACTCCGCGATGGACAGCGACGCGGGACTGTTCGTCCGCCGCGACCCCGACTCCGCCGGGCCCGACCTGATGTTCCACTTCTACCAGGTCCCCTTCACCGACAACCCCGAGCGCATCGGCTACGAACGCCCCGCGCACGGCGTGTCGTTGACCCCCAACATCCCCAAGCCCCGCAGTCGCGGCCGCCTCTACCTGACCAGCGCTGACCCCGAGGTCAAACCGGCCCTGGACTTCCGCTACTTCACGGACGAGGACGACTACGACGGCCGGACCCTGGTCGACGGCATCAAGCTCGCCCGGAAGATCGCCGCGACCGAGCCGCTCGCGGGCTGGCTGGGGCGCGAGGTCTGCCCCGGCCCGGAGATCACCGGAGACGAGGAGCTGAGCGCCTACGCCCGCGCCGTCGCGCACACCGTCTACCACCCGGCCGGCACCTGCCGGATGGGCGCCGCAGACGACCCCGGTGCCGTCGTGGGCCCGGACCTGAAGATCCGCGGGCTCGAAGGCATCCGCATCGCGGACGCCTCCGTCTTCCCGACGATGCCCGCGGTCAACCCGATGATCGGAGTGCTCATGGTCGGCGAGAAGGCAGCCGAACTGATCGCCCGGGACGGTGGTACCCGATGA
- a CDS encoding bifunctional glycosyltransferase 87/phosphatase PAP2 family protein, producing MANAAEHSGANGHAGVIGGGGGRLGAARLMLWALAGLLAVRQAAVVLRVPPGEWLSDFHLPGTPGSLPGSLYENGQFTGTPFAGLVLKPLLGLAAPSLEVAWTCVTLLFVAAVGLVAARGLPDPVPRRTALLAAPVLVALMMVSLPVREAASPGQTAVLPVLLVLLAVFRVPAERPSGFLIGLAAALQPALLLFAPLLWLTGRRPTARAAAATFAGATALSWAALPRDSWTYWVQHLAGTGLGGAPDSLANQSVHGALLRLGLSGPGEILLYLALAAAIAWIGLRRAARYARDGQLLLAVAVTGCVAVAVSPAGWRHQLLWVLLAVAGKVGKRAADRPVWPVAVVLAMTLPSSVLLPNLVALAPVRDNVLLLAALAAACAVPFLPRSSPYWREPVATAYGRPAPARWARVPLLPFWRRVLSRPNLLLELLLIRVGYSLYSHIRAAAPTSRTLAEGNGSQILGIEKALGIDIEHAVNHAVVNTPWLEAFFNFYYTSFHFVVPLTILAVLYWRRPKDYRWARASLGLATVLALIGFWLYPLAPPRLMPGLGFIDTVHGAQDLANPSYGAMTAISNQYAAMPSLHFGWSLWCGVVIVMLAPKGWQKLLGALHPAITVCAIVATANHWVLDAVGGAVVVGAGFGLVYVLSGPRGAAVSAGVAVPRPRQRQPERVGAGSTSGSTSGSGSGSGWGDRTRLRRTSTTTSSSAAAPPAR from the coding sequence GTGGCTAACGCGGCGGAGCACAGTGGTGCGAACGGACATGCCGGGGTCATAGGCGGTGGCGGCGGCAGGCTTGGGGCCGCGCGCCTCATGCTGTGGGCGCTGGCGGGGTTGCTCGCCGTCAGGCAGGCCGCGGTCGTGCTGCGCGTGCCGCCCGGCGAGTGGCTCAGTGATTTCCACCTCCCCGGCACCCCCGGCAGCCTGCCGGGCTCGCTCTACGAGAACGGCCAGTTCACCGGGACCCCCTTCGCGGGGCTGGTCCTCAAGCCGCTGCTCGGCCTCGCCGCGCCGTCCCTGGAGGTGGCCTGGACCTGCGTGACCCTGCTGTTCGTCGCCGCCGTCGGGCTCGTCGCCGCGCGCGGACTGCCCGACCCCGTGCCCCGGCGCACCGCGCTGCTGGCCGCGCCCGTGCTGGTGGCGCTGATGATGGTCTCGCTGCCCGTCCGCGAGGCCGCCTCCCCCGGCCAGACCGCCGTACTGCCCGTCCTGCTGGTCCTGCTGGCCGTCTTCCGGGTCCCGGCCGAACGCCCCTCCGGCTTCCTGATCGGCCTCGCCGCGGCGCTCCAGCCCGCGCTGCTGCTCTTCGCCCCGCTGCTGTGGCTCACCGGCCGCAGGCCCACCGCGCGCGCCGCCGCCGCGACCTTCGCCGGCGCCACCGCCCTGTCCTGGGCGGCCCTGCCGCGCGACTCGTGGACGTACTGGGTCCAGCACCTGGCCGGCACCGGCCTCGGCGGCGCCCCCGACAGCCTCGCCAACCAGTCCGTGCACGGCGCGCTGCTGCGCCTGGGCCTGTCCGGCCCCGGCGAGATCCTGCTCTACCTCGCGCTCGCGGCGGCCATCGCCTGGATCGGCCTGCGCCGCGCCGCCCGCTACGCCCGCGACGGACAACTGCTGCTCGCCGTCGCCGTCACCGGCTGCGTGGCCGTCGCCGTGTCCCCGGCCGGCTGGCGCCACCAGCTGCTGTGGGTGCTGCTCGCGGTCGCCGGCAAGGTCGGCAAACGGGCCGCCGACCGGCCGGTGTGGCCGGTCGCCGTGGTCCTGGCCATGACCCTGCCGAGCTCCGTCCTGCTGCCCAACCTGGTCGCGCTGGCTCCCGTACGGGACAACGTGCTGCTGCTCGCGGCCCTGGCCGCGGCCTGCGCGGTGCCGTTCCTGCCGCGCTCCTCGCCGTACTGGCGCGAGCCGGTCGCGACGGCCTACGGGCGGCCCGCGCCCGCGCGCTGGGCCCGGGTGCCGCTGCTGCCGTTCTGGCGGCGCGTGCTGTCGCGTCCCAACCTGCTGCTGGAACTGCTGCTGATACGGGTCGGCTACTCGCTCTACTCGCACATCCGGGCCGCCGCGCCCACCAGCCGCACCCTCGCCGAGGGCAACGGCAGCCAGATCCTCGGCATCGAGAAGGCGCTCGGCATCGACATCGAGCACGCCGTGAACCACGCGGTGGTGAACACGCCCTGGCTGGAGGCGTTCTTCAACTTCTACTACACCTCCTTCCACTTCGTGGTCCCGCTGACCATCCTGGCCGTCCTGTACTGGCGCCGCCCCAAGGACTACCGCTGGGCCCGCGCCTCCCTGGGCCTGGCCACCGTCCTGGCCCTCATAGGCTTCTGGCTGTATCCGCTCGCACCGCCGCGCCTGATGCCCGGGCTGGGCTTCATCGACACCGTGCACGGGGCGCAGGACCTGGCGAACCCGAGCTACGGGGCGATGACCGCGATCTCCAACCAGTACGCGGCGATGCCCTCGCTGCACTTCGGCTGGTCGCTGTGGTGCGGGGTCGTGATCGTGATGCTCGCGCCGAAGGGCTGGCAGAAGCTGCTGGGGGCGCTGCATCCGGCCATCACGGTGTGCGCGATCGTCGCCACCGCCAACCACTGGGTGCTCGACGCGGTCGGCGGCGCGGTGGTGGTCGGGGCCGGGTTCGGGCTCGTGTACGTGCTTTCGGGGCCCCGGGGGGCGGCTGTGTCGGCCGGGGTGGCCGTGCCGAGGCCGCGGCAGCGGCAGCCGGAGCGGGTCGGAGCGGGGTCGACTTCGGGGTCGACATCGGGGTCAGGGTCAGGGTCAGGGTGGGGGGACCGTACGCGCCTGCGGAGAACGAGTACGACTACGTCGTCGTCGGCGGCGGCACCGCCGGCTCGGTGA
- a CDS encoding antibiotic biosynthesis monooxygenase, which yields MSIVKINALTVPAEQREVLEQRFASRAGSVEGSDGFEWFELLRPVEGTDQYLVYTRWRSEEDFQAWMEGPMKAAHQGGGAAGGPGAGTGGPAGGAGGPAGGGERPKPAATGSSVWSFEVVQQAAPKQA from the coding sequence ATGAGCATCGTGAAGATCAACGCACTCACCGTCCCGGCCGAACAGCGGGAGGTTCTGGAGCAGCGGTTCGCCTCCCGGGCGGGCTCCGTGGAGGGTTCGGACGGCTTCGAGTGGTTCGAGCTGCTGCGGCCCGTCGAGGGCACCGACCAGTACCTGGTGTACACGCGGTGGCGGTCCGAGGAGGACTTCCAGGCGTGGATGGAGGGGCCCATGAAGGCGGCCCACCAGGGCGGCGGCGCGGCGGGCGGTCCGGGGGCCGGCACGGGCGGTCCGGCGGGCGGCGCGGGCGGTCCGGCGGGCGGCGGGGAGCGGCCGAAGCCCGCCGCCACGGGCTCGTCGGTGTGGTCGTTCGAGGTCGTGCAGCAGGCGGCGCCGAAGCAGGCGTGA
- a CDS encoding dihydroorotate dehydrogenase — protein sequence MNPEDVDMSAPLGARVTLPNPVSTASGCAGYGRELHRFTPLGELGTITTKTVMPYVRSGRPAPRMAETPSGMLNSIGLQGSGIDHFVEHELPWLAERGARVLVSVAGERAEEFAEAAARLTGQPGVVGIEVNISCPNVASRGLVFACDADASYEVVKAVKAAADPALPVYAKLTPDVTRITDVAAACADAGADGLSMINTVLGMAIDTDTMRPALAGVTGGLSGPAIRPVAVRCVFQVHAAMLAGGVRRVPILGMGGIASGRDALEFVLAGASGVAVGTALFNDPSAPLRIRDDLRSALAARGIGAFEDAVGLAHRTV from the coding sequence GTGAACCCCGAAGACGTCGACATGTCGGCACCGCTGGGTGCCCGCGTCACCCTCCCCAACCCCGTCTCCACTGCCTCGGGCTGCGCCGGCTACGGCCGCGAGCTGCACCGCTTCACCCCCCTCGGCGAGCTCGGCACCATCACCACCAAGACCGTGATGCCGTACGTGCGCTCGGGCCGTCCCGCTCCGCGCATGGCCGAGACCCCCAGCGGCATGCTGAACTCGATCGGGCTCCAGGGCTCCGGCATCGACCACTTCGTCGAGCACGAGCTGCCCTGGCTGGCCGAGCGCGGGGCGCGGGTGCTCGTATCGGTCGCGGGGGAGCGCGCGGAGGAGTTCGCCGAGGCGGCGGCAAGGCTGACCGGGCAGCCCGGCGTGGTCGGCATCGAGGTCAACATCTCCTGCCCCAACGTCGCGAGCCGCGGCCTCGTCTTCGCCTGTGACGCCGACGCCTCGTACGAGGTGGTCAAGGCCGTCAAGGCGGCGGCCGATCCCGCGCTGCCCGTCTACGCCAAGCTGACGCCCGATGTGACCCGGATCACCGATGTCGCGGCGGCCTGCGCGGACGCGGGCGCCGACGGGCTCTCGATGATCAACACCGTGCTCGGCATGGCCATCGACACCGACACGATGCGCCCGGCCCTCGCCGGGGTCACCGGGGGGCTGTCCGGGCCCGCGATCCGGCCCGTCGCCGTCCGCTGCGTCTTCCAGGTCCACGCGGCGATGCTGGCGGGCGGCGTCCGGCGGGTCCCCATCCTCGGCATGGGCGGGATCGCCTCCGGCCGGGACGCGCTGGAGTTCGTCCTCGCCGGGGCTTCCGGGGTGGCGGTCGGCACCGCGCTGTTCAACGATCCGTCCGCGCCGCTGAGGATCCGCGACGACCTGCGTTCGGCGCTCGCCGCACGTGGAATCGGGGCGTTCGAGGACGCCGTCGGGCTCGCTCATCGCACTGTCTGA
- a CDS encoding ABC transporter substrate-binding protein, giving the protein MTRQSSPYAAAQGAKTVTLSVQSWVGAQANTAVASYLLEHELGYRVDTVQVDEVPAWDALSQGRVDAILEDWGHPEQEERYVAGKKTITPGGDLGVTGHIGWFVPTYFAEAHPDVTDWKNLDKYADQLRTPESRGKGQLLDGSPSYITNDKALVENLGLDFEVVFAGSEAAQITQIKQFAKEQKPFLTYWYEPQWLFERVPMTEVKLPEYTEGCADDPQKVACAYPNTPLQKYLNTRFAESGGKAAGFLKKFHWTKEQQNEVSLMIAEEKLPPQQAAKRWVERNENVWKPWVE; this is encoded by the coding sequence ATGACCCGCCAGTCCTCCCCGTACGCCGCCGCCCAGGGCGCCAAGACCGTCACCCTCTCCGTGCAGTCGTGGGTCGGCGCCCAGGCGAACACCGCCGTCGCCTCCTACCTCCTCGAACACGAGCTGGGCTACCGGGTGGACACCGTCCAGGTCGACGAGGTCCCCGCCTGGGACGCCCTCAGCCAGGGCCGCGTCGACGCGATCCTGGAGGACTGGGGACACCCCGAGCAGGAGGAGCGGTACGTCGCGGGCAAGAAGACCATCACCCCCGGCGGGGACCTGGGAGTGACGGGCCACATCGGCTGGTTCGTCCCCACGTACTTCGCCGAGGCCCATCCGGACGTCACCGACTGGAAGAACCTCGACAAGTACGCCGACCAGCTGCGCACCCCCGAAAGCCGCGGCAAGGGCCAGCTGCTGGACGGCTCCCCGTCCTACATCACGAACGACAAGGCGCTGGTGGAGAACCTGGGCCTGGACTTCGAAGTGGTCTTCGCCGGCTCCGAGGCCGCCCAGATCACCCAGATCAAGCAGTTCGCCAAGGAGCAGAAGCCCTTCCTGACGTACTGGTACGAGCCGCAGTGGCTCTTCGAGCGGGTCCCGATGACCGAGGTGAAGCTCCCCGAGTACACCGAGGGCTGCGCGGACGATCCCCAGAAGGTGGCCTGCGCCTACCCGAACACCCCGCTCCAGAAGTACCTCAACACGCGCTTCGCGGAGTCGGGCGGGAAGGCGGCCGGCTTCCTGAAGAAGTTCCACTGGACCAAGGAGCAGCAGAACGAGGTGTCCCTGATGATCGCTGAGGAGAAGCTGCCGCCGCAGCAGGCGGCGAAGCGGTGGGTCGAGCGCAACGAGAACGTGTGGAAGCCCTGGGTGGAGTGA
- a CDS encoding glycine betaine/L-proline ABC transporter ATP-binding protein, whose product MNANANANANATAPVGPTTAADPTTPADPVDSAAPPVFAVDGLWKVFGPDKAAAQVPGSADAELSAAELRERTGCTAAVRDVTFDVRKGEVFVVMGLSGSGKSTLVRCLTRLIEPTAGRLSIDGEDVLAMDATRLRALRRHRAAMVFQHFGLLPHRTVLDNVAYGLEIQGVGRGDRRRKAAELVAKVGLEGLEDRRPGQLSGGQQQRVGLARALAADPEVLLFDEPFSALDPLIRREMQEEVARLHHEEGRTMVFITHDLAEALRLGDRIALMRDGRIVQLGTPEEIVGSPADDYVRDFVRGVPRERVLTVRTAMRPAAAGEAGQGPALNPATTVAEAIQAVVRSGGPARVVDRGRCLGVVDDAGLLAVVAGLPAATGRGVAA is encoded by the coding sequence ATGAACGCCAACGCCAACGCCAACGCCAACGCCACCGCGCCCGTCGGCCCGACCACCGCGGCCGACCCCACCACCCCGGCCGACCCCGTCGACTCCGCCGCGCCCCCGGTCTTCGCCGTGGACGGCCTGTGGAAGGTCTTCGGCCCGGACAAGGCGGCCGCGCAGGTCCCCGGCTCCGCCGACGCCGAGCTCTCCGCCGCCGAACTGCGCGAGCGCACCGGCTGCACCGCCGCCGTCCGCGACGTCACCTTCGACGTCCGCAAGGGCGAGGTCTTCGTCGTGATGGGCCTGTCCGGATCCGGCAAGTCCACCCTCGTGCGCTGCCTCACCCGGCTGATCGAGCCCACCGCGGGCCGCCTCTCCATCGACGGCGAGGACGTCCTCGCCATGGACGCCACCCGGCTGCGCGCCCTGCGCCGCCACCGCGCCGCCATGGTCTTCCAGCACTTCGGCCTGCTCCCGCACCGCACCGTCCTCGACAACGTGGCGTACGGACTGGAGATCCAGGGCGTCGGACGCGGCGACCGCCGCCGCAAGGCCGCCGAGCTCGTCGCCAAGGTCGGCCTCGAAGGGCTGGAGGACCGGCGCCCCGGCCAGCTCTCGGGCGGCCAGCAGCAGCGCGTCGGCCTGGCCCGCGCCCTCGCCGCCGACCCCGAAGTCCTGCTGTTCGACGAGCCGTTCAGCGCCCTCGACCCCCTCATCCGCCGCGAGATGCAGGAGGAGGTCGCCCGGCTCCACCACGAGGAGGGCCGCACCATGGTCTTCATCACCCACGACCTCGCCGAGGCCCTGCGCCTCGGCGACCGGATCGCGCTGATGCGCGACGGCCGCATCGTGCAGCTCGGCACGCCCGAGGAGATCGTCGGCTCGCCCGCCGACGACTACGTACGGGACTTCGTCCGCGGCGTCCCCCGCGAACGGGTGCTCACCGTCCGCACCGCGATGCGCCCGGCCGCCGCCGGCGAGGCCGGGCAGGGACCCGCGCTGAACCCCGCCACCACCGTGGCCGAAGCCATCCAGGCCGTCGTCCGCAGCGGTGGTCCGGCCCGTGTGGTCGACCGCGGCCGCTGCCTGGGCGTCGTGGACGACGCGGGGCTGCTCGCCGTCGTGGCCGGGCTCCCGGCCGCCACCGGACGGGGGGTGGCGGCGTGA